The Pontibacter pudoricolor genome contains a region encoding:
- a CDS encoding glycosyltransferase family 2 protein: protein MKPEIYQPLVSILMTAYNREKYIGEAIESVLKSTYTNWELIILDDCSSDKTLKIAHRYASDDQRVRVYKNEKNLGDYPNRNQAASFATGEYLMSVDSDDKILPKTIEQCINLFRLYPTANFGFYSPYYSEPKLLNPESTIRDHFFKNPLLLVGPGGSIIKTLFFRSIGGFPIKYGPANDGYYNLNAASKTDSIVLPFDLIFYRRHEGQEINNKYGYLYNSYLYLNNALEEIDLPISKAQKVFLHNKNKRRFFVNIIKFYVTTLDFPRTRYAMKKAGFGIKDVLTALVQ from the coding sequence ATGAAGCCTGAAATATATCAACCATTGGTCAGTATTCTTATGACTGCTTATAACAGGGAAAAATATATAGGCGAAGCTATAGAAAGTGTCTTGAAATCTACTTATACAAATTGGGAACTAATAATTTTGGATGATTGCTCAAGTGATAAAACATTAAAAATAGCTCACAGGTATGCTAGTGATGATCAGCGAGTAAGAGTTTATAAAAATGAAAAGAATCTTGGTGATTATCCAAACCGTAATCAAGCAGCGAGCTTCGCTACAGGTGAGTACTTAATGAGTGTTGACTCTGATGATAAGATTTTACCCAAGACCATTGAACAATGTATTAATTTATTTCGCTTGTATCCAACTGCCAATTTTGGATTCTATTCACCTTATTATTCCGAGCCAAAATTGTTAAATCCCGAAAGTACGATCCGTGACCATTTTTTTAAAAATCCACTTCTTTTAGTTGGCCCTGGCGGTTCAATCATAAAAACGTTGTTTTTTAGATCTATTGGTGGGTTTCCGATTAAATATGGTCCTGCAAATGATGGATATTATAATTTAAATGCCGCTTCTAAAACTGATTCAATAGTTTTGCCTTTTGATTTAATATTTTATAGAAGGCACGAAGGGCAGGAGATTAACAATAAATATGGCTATCTTTATAACTCTTACTTGTATTTGAATAATGCTTTGGAAGAAATTGATTTGCCAATTAGTAAAGCCCAAAAGGTTTTCCTTCATAATAAAAACAAAAGGCGTTTTTTTGTTAATATTATAAAGTTCTATGTAACCACGCTTGATTTCCCCAGAACCCGTTATGCTATGAAAAAAGCTGGTTTTGGAATAAAAGACGTTTTAACCGCTTTAGTACAATAA
- a CDS encoding glycosyltransferase family 4 protein codes for MANILSIIPYSFYPRIGGGALRCFHILKEMARDHVVYVLSPQTFSEFNIDDDTISKNIHLLSIDQHSKFKSYINSLLPDKYADAINYRFLQRKLSGSANLFYLKSYTALSSLLTEIKFDIIIYENLEALSYFRDTISRFQPNVKHLYDAHNVDSELWEQQAIATGENKYKIYSKNAYQLEKALTENVNFFFCCSEEDKIKIERLNNFRIRGRIIPNGVDTIGKKYDPFKKEKIKYNIIFCGSLDYLPNKEGLLWFYKNVFPILIHNLKSLKLTIVGNISNYQSYKNLLNDPAIDFVGRVEAVEPYYNNASIAIVPLLSGSGTRLKILEAMSLGNPVVSTTIGAEGLGAVNRTHIFIEDKAEGFASAIQHLLENDILFKETSMLARKYVEDNFEWSLIGNKIRIELNNLLDA; via the coding sequence ATGGCTAACATTTTGTCAATCATACCCTATTCATTTTATCCTCGAATAGGAGGTGGAGCATTACGTTGCTTTCATATTTTAAAAGAAATGGCTAGGGATCATGTAGTGTATGTATTGAGCCCACAAACTTTCTCCGAATTTAACATTGATGATGATACAATAAGTAAAAATATACACCTTCTAAGTATAGATCAGCATAGTAAATTTAAATCATATATTAACTCGCTACTTCCCGATAAATATGCTGATGCTATAAACTATAGGTTTCTGCAACGTAAATTAAGCGGGTCAGCTAATTTATTTTACTTAAAATCTTACACTGCATTATCTTCTTTATTAACGGAGATTAAATTTGATATTATCATTTATGAAAACCTGGAAGCACTATCTTATTTTCGAGATACTATTTCCCGATTTCAACCAAATGTAAAGCATTTATACGATGCGCATAATGTGGATTCTGAGTTATGGGAGCAACAGGCAATTGCAACAGGAGAGAATAAATACAAGATTTATTCTAAAAATGCTTATCAACTTGAAAAAGCCTTGACTGAAAATGTTAACTTTTTCTTTTGCTGCTCTGAAGAAGATAAGATTAAAATTGAAAGGCTAAATAATTTTCGAATTAGGGGCAGAATAATACCTAATGGTGTGGATACAATAGGTAAGAAATATGATCCTTTTAAAAAAGAAAAAATAAAATATAATATAATATTTTGTGGGTCACTGGATTATCTGCCTAATAAAGAAGGATTACTTTGGTTTTATAAAAATGTATTCCCCATTTTAATACATAATCTAAAATCTCTGAAGCTGACAATAGTTGGTAACATCAGTAATTATCAAAGCTATAAAAACTTATTAAATGATCCTGCAATAGATTTTGTTGGAAGGGTAGAAGCGGTAGAACCTTATTACAATAATGCTTCTATAGCTATAGTACCTCTGTTAAGTGGTAGTGGCACACGATTAAAAATTTTAGAGGCCATGAGTTTAGGAAATCCAGTTGTATCAACTACTATCGGGGCCGAAGGACTGGGGGCTGTAAATAGAACCCATATTTTTATCGAGGACAAAGCTGAAGGTTTCGCATCTGCGATACAACATTTACTCGAAAATGACATCTTATTTAAAGAAACCAGCATGTTAGCGAGAAAGTATGTTGAAGATAATTTTGAATGGAGTCTAATTGGTAACAAAATTAGGATTGAATTGAATAATTTGTTAGATGCATAA
- a CDS encoding glycosyltransferase family 2 protein, whose protein sequence is MEMHPLVSVIIPCYNVAAYIERAVLSILNQTYPRLEIFLIDDASTDDTLLKIKSFQDERVNVIELKENTQKIGAVNIALSACTGDLIAFQDADDWSEFNRIELQVSQFRNLTKLGICFTNYKYVNLRHSVPNNIALTDKELKDEFLKFGYNNSKHLEPTMCATMMISRAVLTETNGYHPYFAGRVAEDIYWVYKILKKYKGIAINKPLYNINSRDGSLTQLQHAGKNAKSAYSWQLLSKIIYKDMHEHLDVLSPDHINELRKLELEACEEALLKAIRSTVETKNSYENSTSFRLGRFITSCFHFLKLK, encoded by the coding sequence ATGGAGATGCATCCTTTAGTTTCTGTTATAATACCCTGTTATAATGTTGCAGCCTATATAGAAAGAGCTGTCCTTTCCATTCTCAACCAAACTTATCCGCGTCTGGAGATTTTTTTGATAGATGATGCATCTACTGATGATACATTATTAAAAATCAAGTCTTTTCAGGATGAGCGAGTCAATGTAATTGAATTAAAAGAGAATACGCAGAAAATTGGAGCTGTAAATATAGCGTTATCGGCTTGTACAGGAGATCTTATTGCATTTCAAGATGCCGATGATTGGTCTGAGTTCAATAGAATAGAACTCCAAGTTAGTCAGTTTAGGAATCTAACTAAATTAGGTATATGTTTTACAAACTATAAATATGTTAATTTGAGACATTCAGTACCTAACAATATTGCGCTAACAGATAAGGAGTTGAAAGATGAATTTTTAAAGTTTGGATACAATAATTCTAAACACCTAGAACCGACCATGTGTGCAACAATGATGATTTCTAGGGCTGTTCTTACAGAAACTAACGGATATCATCCATACTTTGCAGGAAGAGTGGCTGAAGATATTTATTGGGTATATAAAATATTGAAAAAATATAAAGGGATAGCTATTAATAAACCACTTTATAATATAAATTCCCGAGATGGATCATTAACACAGTTGCAACATGCAGGTAAAAATGCTAAATCTGCTTACTCTTGGCAGTTATTATCTAAAATAATATATAAGGATATGCATGAGCATTTAGATGTACTTTCACCCGATCATATAAATGAGTTGAGAAAATTGGAATTGGAAGCCTGTGAAGAGGCTTTATTGAAAGCTATAAGATCAACTGTTGAAACTAAAAATTCCTATGAAAATAGTACTAGCTTCAGGTTGGGACGATTTATTACCTCTTGTTTTCATTTTTTAAAACTAAAATAA
- a CDS encoding glycosyltransferase family 2 protein, whose product MQEHKWPKISIVTPSYNQGQFIEQTILSVINQSYPNLEFIIIDGGSTDNTIEVIKRYEKDITYWISEPDKGQSHAINKGLERCTGEIFNWLNSDDWYQPNALYEVALQFMNDPSVHVVSGYENHVYANGELHLCEGTSLMKTLEETIEWAQIAQPSTFFRTSIIKEVGPLPEDMHYIMDGELWVRYLLLHGQERFLKINKPLVNFRLHEGSKTVSNKVENNFLYERSSIIVDLQTFAGLPRQVTSFWIDEIYKTQKIYKLNRDWKINDNKASKRNLRLHFLKKYTNYHFHHKHLKEAKWGVKQLLLDHAYDFFLVKSIIKLGIRVVVR is encoded by the coding sequence ATGCAAGAGCATAAGTGGCCTAAAATATCTATAGTTACTCCTTCTTACAATCAAGGGCAATTTATTGAGCAGACAATTCTGTCAGTTATTAATCAAAGTTACCCTAATTTAGAGTTTATAATTATTGATGGTGGTAGTACTGATAATACTATTGAGGTAATTAAAAGGTATGAAAAGGATATTACATATTGGATAAGTGAACCGGACAAGGGGCAAAGTCATGCTATAAATAAAGGACTTGAAAGGTGTACAGGTGAAATTTTTAACTGGCTTAATAGTGATGATTGGTATCAACCTAATGCACTATATGAAGTAGCACTTCAGTTTATGAATGATCCTTCTGTGCATGTTGTTTCAGGTTATGAAAATCATGTATATGCAAATGGGGAATTACATCTATGTGAAGGAACGTCTTTAATGAAGACACTTGAGGAAACTATTGAGTGGGCACAAATTGCACAGCCATCTACCTTTTTTAGAACAAGTATTATTAAAGAAGTTGGGCCCCTACCGGAAGATATGCATTACATTATGGATGGCGAATTATGGGTACGATATCTTTTGCTTCATGGTCAGGAGAGATTTCTAAAGATTAACAAACCACTTGTTAACTTCAGGCTTCACGAAGGTTCTAAAACTGTGAGTAATAAAGTAGAAAACAATTTTTTGTATGAAAGAAGTAGTATAATAGTTGATCTTCAGACTTTTGCCGGTTTACCTCGGCAGGTTACCAGTTTTTGGATTGATGAAATATATAAAACTCAAAAGATTTATAAGTTAAACCGGGATTGGAAAATTAATGATAACAAAGCTTCTAAGAGAAATCTACGGTTACATTTTCTGAAGAAATATACTAACTATCATTTCCATCATAAACACCTAAAGGAAGCTAAATGGGGAGTTAAGCAGTTACTGCTTGACCACGCGTATGACTTTTTTTTAGTTAAAAGTATCATTAAATTAGGTATAAGAGTAGTTGTAAGATAA